One Companilactobacillus farciminis KCTC 3681 = DSM 20184 genomic window, TTGAAGCTTGAAAAGGCATCTTCGGATTGGGTTTATTTTGTTGGACGGGATGGTCGGGTCCAGGATTGGAATCGTCTTGTTTTTGCATATTAGGTTGTTTTTTAACGGAAGCAATTTGTTCGCGCATATCTTTATCGATGCTTTTGTAAGTCGATGATTGAAACAAATTAAAGATAATGAGTCCTAAAGTTAAGAACAAAACGGCAAAGGAGGCCATGATTGATAAGAATAATTTGAACTGTTGGCGGCGAGTGATTTTTGATTGTTTAGACTTCAGTTTCATCTTGGAAAATATACCCAACGTTTCTGATAGTTTTAATTAAATTATCGTTTTGAGATGGTCGTAGTTTTTTACGCAAATTACTCATATAAACTTCAACGACTGTGATGGAAGTGTCAGAGTCAAAGCCCCAAATACGTTCAAAGATTTGATCTTTAGTCAAAATAGTATTCTTATTTTGCAATAAGTAGACTAATAAATCATATTCTTTGCCGTTTAAAGCAATAGTTTTGCCGTCACTAGTAGTTTCGTGAGTATTCAAATTAACTTCAAGATTTCTGATTCGTAAGATAGAATCATCCGCTAAAGTACCACTTCGTTTGAGAAGTGCTTTGACCCTAGCCAATAACTCTTCACGATGGAAAGGTTTAGTTAGATAGTCATCAGCACCGAGATTGAACCCATGAACCTTGTCATCGATATCGGCCTTGGCAGTCAAAATCAAAACCGGCGTGTTGATTTTATCTTTACGAATATTCTTTAAAACATCGTAGCCATTCATTTCGGGCAACATAATATCTAAGATTATCAAATCGTAGACATCTTCGGTTGCAGCAAATTTACCACTCAAGCCATCACTTTCAATGTCGACTTGTGAAAAGTCACTTAAAAAGGCAGCAATATTATTAGCTAAGTTTCCATCGTCTTCAACTACTAAAATTCTTATACTATTTGACATTTTGTACTCCTCTTATTGATTCTGAATATAATTATAAAGCATATTTTTTAATTTAAGCTTAATTTAAGCTATTTTGGCTAATCTTGTCCTTGTCATAACGAAAGGAATTTGAGCAGATGAAAAATAAATCACAATTAAAATCGATTTTATGTTCGATACTAGTTTATTCAATCATTTGTTTCTTTATAAATATTGTTTTCTAAGATGGGAGAAGATAAATGATGGAATCAAAAGATTTACGACGTGAAACAAGACGTCAAAATAAATTTTTCGATAAATTAAGAAATATTAAGTATGACTATTGGCTGATTGCCATTTTGATTTTAGCGGCGTTTCTGTATGCCTGGAATATTTGGGAAGCAGGAGAGGCTAATAATTTCTATACTGCGGCAATCGTTAGTATGACCAAGAGTTTCAAAAATTTCTGGTATGCCAGTTTTGATCCTGCCGGTTTTATTACCGTTGATAAGCCACCGGTAGCTCTATGGTTTATGACGATCAGTGCCAAAATTTTTGGTGTTCATGGCTGGAGCGTTGTTTTACCATCAATTTTATTTGGAATCGGGTCAGTTTACCTGATTTACAACTTGGTTTCGAAACGTTTTGGTAAAATTCCAGCACGAATTGCAGCATTAATTATGACTTTAACGCCAATCGTTGTAGCAGATTCTCG contains:
- a CDS encoding response regulator transcription factor, producing MSNSIRILVVEDDGNLANNIAAFLSDFSQVDIESDGLSGKFAATEDVYDLIILDIMLPEMNGYDVLKNIRKDKINTPVLILTAKADIDDKVHGFNLGADDYLTKPFHREELLARVKALLKRSGTLADDSILRIRNLEVNLNTHETTSDGKTIALNGKEYDLLVYLLQNKNTILTKDQIFERIWGFDSDTSITVVEVYMSNLRKKLRPSQNDNLIKTIRNVGYIFQDETEV